From a region of the Nonlabens dokdonensis DSW-6 genome:
- a CDS encoding T9SS type A sorting domain-containing protein produces MLYVLMLFTAISNAQFYGPDDFRISDAGGFGNNLIAVDFPDMAYNPVTQNYLVVWESDDTDQIGVVDNNTQIVGRFVDLNGVILGNDFLISSLNLGDNMLTNTRPRVAYNSVDNNFMVVYEAEFMIDRREIFGVIVDANGVITTPDFRITSTSNAINPTIKSRTPAISYNPVLNEYFMVYVYVIESTPTMPGTVEIEGQRISSNGALLGSTIFITDSSTGAQTNSSIPDVIFNSQTNEYVVTYSASPLPLEEEAYVTIVSQNGTVGIATQISNRGSISNVAFGAIMVRAAWDQINNQYLFVYESPNNSANEFDVFGVIYDNTMNVVVPEFEISMVAGSSTTNDAVTPDVEWLPGDNNYYVVFRANPFFTNRNEVEIFMRSVSNTGTVGTNLLRVSSAPVDEAGSARFPRILSNGNSALLTVYAAEDTSPASMMVDREYEIYGQFYGSPTLSVASNNDQVLSVFPNPVANTLAIDSNSETLLSYSICNVMGKEVIAAETDVSGIQIIDLSKLSAGLYFLNVTTDSRTEVHKILKK; encoded by the coding sequence ATGCTCTACGTATTAATGCTATTTACTGCTATTTCAAATGCGCAGTTTTACGGTCCAGATGATTTTAGGATAAGTGATGCTGGTGGTTTTGGGAACAACCTTATAGCGGTTGATTTTCCAGACATGGCTTATAATCCAGTAACACAAAACTATCTAGTAGTATGGGAAAGTGATGATACTGATCAAATAGGCGTTGTTGATAATAATACACAAATCGTAGGTCGTTTTGTTGACTTAAATGGAGTTATTCTAGGAAACGATTTCCTGATATCTTCACTTAATTTAGGAGATAATATGCTTACAAATACCAGACCTAGAGTAGCTTATAATTCAGTTGATAATAACTTTATGGTTGTTTACGAAGCAGAATTTATGATTGATAGAAGAGAAATATTTGGTGTCATTGTAGACGCAAATGGAGTGATCACTACGCCTGATTTTAGAATAACAAGCACTAGTAATGCCATCAACCCTACAATAAAATCTAGAACTCCTGCTATATCTTATAATCCAGTGCTTAATGAGTATTTTATGGTTTATGTCTATGTTATAGAATCAACTCCTACAATGCCAGGAACTGTAGAAATAGAAGGGCAAAGAATATCTTCTAACGGAGCATTGTTAGGTTCTACTATTTTCATTACAGATTCCAGTACCGGTGCCCAGACTAATAGTTCCATTCCAGATGTAATTTTTAATTCTCAAACTAATGAATATGTAGTTACTTATTCTGCATCACCGTTACCCTTGGAAGAAGAGGCTTATGTTACAATAGTTAGTCAGAATGGTACTGTAGGGATCGCAACACAAATAAGTAATAGAGGTTCTATAAGTAATGTTGCTTTTGGTGCTATAATGGTTAGAGCCGCTTGGGATCAAATTAATAATCAATATTTATTTGTTTATGAATCACCTAACAACTCTGCAAATGAATTTGATGTATTTGGAGTTATATATGATAATACGATGAATGTAGTTGTGCCAGAGTTTGAGATAAGTATGGTGGCAGGCAGTAGTACTACAAACGATGCCGTGACACCAGATGTGGAATGGTTGCCTGGAGATAATAATTATTATGTCGTTTTTAGAGCAAATCCATTTTTTACTAATAGGAATGAAGTAGAAATATTTATGCGGTCTGTTTCCAATACTGGAACTGTAGGAACGAATTTATTGAGAGTGTCTTCTGCACCGGTAGATGAAGCGGGAAGTGCTCGTTTTCCTAGAATATTAAGTAATGGAAATAGTGCATTATTAACAGTATATGCTGCCGAGGATACATCACCAGCGAGTATGATGGTAGATCGTGAATATGAAATTTATGGTCAATTTTATGGAAGCCCAACTTTAAGCGTAGCAAGTAATAATGATCAAGTGCTTTCTGTTTTTCCTAATCCGGTTGCAAATACACTTGCTATTGATAGTAATAGTGAAACACTTTTATCCTATTCTATTTGCAACGTAATGGGGAAAGAAGTTATCGCTGCTGAAACAGATGTTTCTGGTATACAAATTATTGACCTTTCGAAGCTCTCGGCTGGACTGTACTTTTTAAATGTTACAACTGATTCTCGTACTGAAGTTCACAAGATTTTGAAGAAATAA
- a CDS encoding aldo/keto reductase: MKTLEFRNGDKMDAIGLGTWKSKPGEVKKAIITALEAGYKHIDCAAIYGNEKEIGEAFNEVFSKGEIKREEVWITSKLWNNAHLKEDVAPALEKTLNDLQLDYLDLYLVHWPVAFKPDVQNPEKPEDYLSPKEAPIHETWSAMIDLQKSGKAKHIGVSNFSTKKLDDLLSKTDVTPEMNQVELHPLLQQNELFEYCSNKGIHMTGYSPLGSGDRSDGMKQDNEPNMLENETIKSIASKHNASPGQVLINWSAQRGTAVIPKSTNEGRIKENLAAAGVNFDKEDLKQLAEMDQHYRYVTGKFFEVPEKGYDNIYDE; the protein is encoded by the coding sequence ATGAAGACTTTAGAATTTAGAAATGGCGACAAGATGGACGCTATAGGTTTAGGAACGTGGAAATCAAAACCTGGAGAAGTTAAAAAAGCAATCATTACCGCATTAGAAGCAGGATATAAACACATCGATTGTGCAGCAATCTATGGCAATGAGAAAGAAATAGGAGAAGCCTTTAATGAAGTATTCTCTAAAGGAGAAATCAAGAGAGAAGAGGTATGGATTACCTCAAAATTATGGAACAACGCCCATTTAAAAGAGGACGTAGCGCCAGCACTAGAGAAAACCTTAAATGATTTGCAACTGGATTATTTAGACCTTTATTTAGTACACTGGCCGGTTGCTTTTAAACCAGACGTACAAAATCCAGAAAAGCCTGAAGATTATCTATCTCCTAAAGAAGCTCCTATACATGAAACATGGAGTGCTATGATAGATCTTCAAAAATCTGGAAAGGCAAAACACATAGGTGTTTCTAACTTTTCTACTAAGAAACTAGACGATTTACTTTCTAAAACGGATGTTACTCCAGAAATGAATCAGGTAGAATTACATCCTTTATTGCAACAAAATGAATTATTTGAATATTGTTCTAATAAAGGAATCCATATGACTGGTTACTCGCCATTAGGAAGCGGTGATCGCAGTGATGGTATGAAACAGGATAATGAACCTAACATGCTGGAGAATGAAACGATTAAATCTATCGCATCAAAGCATAATGCGAGCCCAGGACAAGTGCTCATAAACTGGAGTGCACAAAGAGGAACAGCTGTTATACCTAAATCCACTAATGAAGGCCGTATCAAAGAAAATCTCGCTGCTGCTGGAGTAAACTTTGATAAAGAAGACTTAAAACAACTAGCAGAAATGGATCAACATTACCGCTATGTTACAGGAAAGTTCTTTGAAGTGCCTGAGAAAGGCTATGACAATATTTATGATGAGTAG
- the xerD gene encoding site-specific tyrosine recombinase XerD, whose amino-acid sequence MNWKQAVKDFGIYMQLERGLSLNTIKAYKRDLNKLIYWLEENKIEESPSIVNQDTLRSYIYALAKSVQPRSQARSISSLKAFFEFLILERYREDQPMELIETPKIGRKLPDTLSTKEIDALINSIDRSTLEGERNRVILETLYACGLRVSELITLKISDLFFDEGFLKVTGKGDKQRFVPIGSYTMKIINTYKNEVRVHIPVKSDHTDTLFLNRRGAGLTRAMIFHIIKQQAIKAGIEKTISPHTFRHSFATHLLENGADLRSIQMMLGHESITTTEIYMHVDRVHLAKVINEHHPRA is encoded by the coding sequence ATGAACTGGAAGCAAGCCGTAAAAGATTTTGGTATCTACATGCAATTAGAAAGAGGTCTTTCTTTAAATACCATTAAAGCATACAAAAGAGACCTCAATAAATTGATTTACTGGCTTGAAGAAAATAAAATTGAAGAATCTCCTTCCATTGTTAATCAAGACACCTTGCGTTCTTACATTTATGCCCTTGCAAAATCAGTGCAACCTCGATCACAAGCGCGTTCTATAAGCAGTCTTAAAGCGTTTTTTGAATTTCTTATTTTAGAACGCTATAGAGAAGATCAACCTATGGAATTGATAGAAACTCCTAAAATAGGTCGTAAACTTCCAGATACATTAAGCACCAAAGAAATAGATGCACTCATCAATAGCATCGATCGATCTACTCTAGAAGGAGAGCGCAATCGTGTCATACTTGAGACACTTTACGCTTGCGGGCTGCGCGTGAGCGAGTTGATTACTCTTAAAATAAGCGACTTATTCTTTGATGAAGGATTTTTAAAAGTAACAGGAAAAGGCGATAAACAACGATTTGTGCCTATAGGTTCCTACACTATGAAAATTATAAATACTTACAAAAATGAAGTACGCGTTCATATTCCCGTTAAGTCAGATCATACGGACACCCTTTTTTTAAACAGAAGAGGCGCTGGACTTACTAGAGCGATGATCTTTCATATTATTAAACAGCAAGCTATCAAAGCTGGTATAGAGAAGACAATTAGCCCGCATACTTTTAGACATAGTTTTGCCACGCATTTGCTTGAAAATGGAGCCGATTTACGTTCCATACAAATGATGCTGGGACATGAAAGCATCACCACGACTGAGATCTATATGCACGTAGACCGAGTACACCTTGCTAAGGTTATTAACGAGCATCATCCTAGAGCTTAA
- a CDS encoding outer membrane protein: MKKLLLAAIAIATMGITNAQTEKGKWTFGGSTTASFASNTFTPEFNGTEGEESTISEFTFTPNAGYFVMDNLAVGIDLSYTSSKEEQNGFDFTTNTIALLPNATYFFEAGDNFKPFVSAGAGLISSSFGDDDSDKFSGFAFTGEAGVAYFINSNVSLDFMVRYLNATLSNKENDDFKNKNSALGVGIGFSIFL; encoded by the coding sequence ATGAAAAAACTTTTATTAGCTGCTATAGCTATAGCAACAATGGGTATTACTAATGCTCAAACGGAGAAAGGAAAATGGACTTTCGGTGGGAGCACAACCGCTTCATTTGCTTCCAATACTTTTACACCAGAATTTAACGGTACCGAAGGAGAGGAGTCGACTATATCTGAATTTACATTTACGCCAAATGCAGGTTATTTTGTAATGGATAATCTTGCAGTAGGGATCGATTTATCTTACACTTCTTCTAAAGAGGAACAAAATGGTTTTGATTTTACAACAAATACTATTGCGCTTCTACCTAATGCGACCTACTTTTTTGAAGCTGGAGATAATTTTAAGCCATTTGTGTCAGCAGGTGCTGGTTTAATTAGTTCAAGCTTTGGTGATGATGATTCAGATAAATTTAGTGGTTTTGCATTTACTGGTGAGGCTGGTGTTGCATATTTTATCAATAGTAACGTATCATTAGATTTTATGGTTAGATATCTTAATGCCACTCTTTCAAACAAAGAGAATGATGATTTTAAGAATAAAAACTCAGCCTTGGGTGTAGGAATCGGTTTTTCTATATTCTTATAA
- a CDS encoding porin family protein — MMKQLLLVAIVLLSISTSNAQEIKLGAKAGVNLSTIEGDFTQNIESYTGFHLGGFAEVVISEKFSFQPELLFSAQGYNESSFDSGFNFSRDYKAEVRANYLNMPLMAKYYVTDGLSIEAGPYVGVLLSSNIEGRLNQTFDGETEITLINEDYSDELNTIDYGVGAGVSYKMSNGINFSARYNLGLSNTEGRFEDQIKQQNQVIQISVGYFFN, encoded by the coding sequence ATGATGAAACAATTATTGCTAGTCGCTATAGTACTTTTAAGCATATCAACTTCAAATGCACAAGAAATAAAACTGGGTGCTAAAGCAGGAGTGAATCTTTCTACAATAGAAGGAGATTTTACACAAAACATAGAAAGTTATACCGGTTTCCATCTGGGTGGCTTTGCGGAAGTTGTTATTTCAGAAAAATTTTCATTTCAGCCTGAATTATTGTTTTCAGCTCAAGGTTATAATGAAAGTTCCTTCGATTCTGGTTTTAATTTTTCTAGAGACTATAAAGCTGAAGTGCGAGCAAACTATCTAAATATGCCTCTTATGGCAAAGTATTATGTTACTGATGGGCTGAGTATAGAAGCTGGGCCATATGTGGGCGTTTTATTATCATCTAATATTGAGGGTAGGTTGAATCAAACATTTGATGGTGAAACAGAAATTACTTTGATTAACGAGGATTATAGCGATGAGTTAAACACTATAGATTATGGAGTAGGAGCTGGAGTAAGTTATAAAATGAGTAATGGGATAAATTTTTCAGCCAGATACAACCTAGGGTTGTCTAATACCGAAGGTCGTTTTGAAGACCAGATCAAACAACAAAATCAAGTTATTCAAATTTCAGTGGGTTATTTCTTTAACTAG
- the aroQ gene encoding type II 3-dehydroquinate dehydratase yields MKILILNGPNLNLLGTREPEIYGSKTFEEYFSQLQFQFQKMELGYFQSNSEGDLIDKLHSSKEEGFDAVVFNAGAYTHTSIAIGDAVAGISTPVIEVHISNVMNREEFRHVSYISKHAVGVISGFGLKSYELALNSLH; encoded by the coding sequence ATGAAAATATTGATTTTAAACGGTCCTAATTTGAACCTTTTAGGCACTCGAGAACCTGAGATTTATGGTTCAAAAACTTTTGAGGAGTATTTTTCTCAGTTACAATTCCAATTTCAAAAAATGGAATTGGGTTATTTTCAATCTAATAGTGAAGGAGACCTCATCGATAAGCTCCATTCTTCAAAAGAAGAAGGTTTTGACGCTGTGGTTTTTAATGCTGGTGCTTACACACATACTTCTATTGCAATAGGAGATGCTGTGGCTGGGATTTCTACACCAGTGATAGAAGTTCATATTTCAAATGTGATGAATCGTGAAGAATTTAGACATGTATCGTATATTTCTAAGCACGCAGTCGGTGTTATAAGTGGTTTTGGACTTAAGAGCTATGAGCTGGCTTTAAATTCTTTACACTAA
- a CDS encoding TM2 domain-containing protein, producing the protein MKTKVTLALMSLFMMVSTFAYASFPVERQVTTKVVQLENGTTMEETSTSLTTPAAVVWSEDQTIATLLFVFLWPFAAHRWFLKSPIGWNILFILTFGGLGIWALVDLIDILTGNYPGL; encoded by the coding sequence ATGAAAACAAAAGTAACTTTAGCTCTTATGAGCCTTTTTATGATGGTAAGCACTTTTGCTTACGCATCTTTTCCAGTCGAGAGACAAGTAACTACTAAGGTTGTACAACTTGAGAATGGCACCACTATGGAGGAAACTTCAACATCATTAACAACTCCAGCAGCGGTTGTGTGGTCAGAAGATCAAACTATTGCAACACTTTTATTTGTCTTTCTATGGCCATTTGCAGCTCACCGCTGGTTCTTAAAAAGTCCTATAGGTTGGAATATTTTGTTTATTCTTACTTTTGGAGGTCTTGGTATCTGGGCATTAGTTGATTTAATAGATATACTTACAGGTAATTACCCTGGACTGTAA
- a CDS encoding outer membrane protein: MKTKLTLLIPFLFLFPCIVFSQENAPNSTNHLFEFEEPVDRWSTGLTFQALSGFREIKMSGTTYDSFDEAWIGLGVGFYADYKINKVWKLRSEVGVNAYVGFDPYINLQSEFKFTDRWSFYAGAGSYFNTSADHLVQRDENGTAILNPYVQLGLRYKMSKSWTLDLRYQQDLYARQRATDFNRFSKDGPLSTFSLGFNYRF, from the coding sequence ATGAAAACCAAATTAACTCTACTCATTCCATTCTTATTTCTTTTCCCTTGTATAGTATTTAGTCAAGAAAATGCTCCTAATTCTACCAACCATCTTTTTGAATTTGAAGAACCAGTCGATCGCTGGAGCACAGGTTTAACTTTTCAAGCGCTGTCTGGTTTCCGTGAAATAAAGATGTCAGGTACTACTTATGATTCATTTGATGAAGCATGGATTGGACTAGGAGTAGGTTTTTATGCCGACTATAAAATAAATAAGGTATGGAAACTTAGGTCTGAAGTAGGTGTTAATGCCTATGTAGGCTTTGATCCTTACATCAACTTGCAATCAGAATTTAAATTTACTGATCGCTGGAGTTTTTATGCAGGAGCAGGAAGTTATTTTAATACAAGTGCTGATCATCTCGTACAGCGAGATGAAAACGGGACAGCTATTTTAAACCCTTATGTACAATTAGGTTTGAGATATAAGATGAGTAAAAGCTGGACGCTAGATTTAAGGTACCAGCAAGATCTTTATGCAAGACAGCGCGCCACAGATTTCAATCGCTTTTCTAAAGATGGACCTTTGAGTACTTTTAGTTTAGGATTTAATTATAGGTTTTAA
- a CDS encoding outer membrane beta-barrel protein — MKNKLILALLCLCAINFLTAQENLPTNNNNQLDFESSENKWSFGLIANGSVSLSKREFELNNFEDRDTELGYGLGAFADYKINQQFGLRSEIGVNATGFLRPYLNLQAEHFIGNNWSLYAGAGIYYNPDTTSVFKRDRDGELGVNPFLLIGTRYRINPKWAIDLRYQHDLLPRAKGTGSIGDFTLGGNRTISLGVNYRF, encoded by the coding sequence ATGAAAAATAAATTAATCCTCGCCTTACTATGTCTTTGTGCCATTAACTTTTTAACTGCTCAGGAAAATTTACCAACTAATAACAATAACCAACTAGATTTTGAAAGCTCTGAGAACAAATGGAGTTTTGGGCTTATTGCAAATGGATCTGTCAGTCTTTCTAAACGAGAATTTGAATTAAATAATTTTGAAGATAGAGACACAGAATTAGGATATGGTCTAGGCGCATTTGCAGATTATAAAATTAATCAACAATTTGGTTTAAGATCAGAAATTGGTGTAAACGCTACTGGCTTTCTAAGACCTTACTTAAATCTACAAGCGGAACATTTTATAGGCAATAATTGGAGTTTGTATGCAGGCGCAGGAATTTACTACAATCCAGATACGACAAGTGTCTTTAAAAGAGATCGTGATGGAGAGTTAGGAGTAAATCCTTTTTTACTGATAGGAACACGTTATAGAATTAATCCAAAGTGGGCAATTGATTTAAGATACCAGCATGATCTATTACCTAGAGCAAAAGGAACAGGTAGCATAGGAGATTTTACTTTAGGTGGTAATAGAACTATAAGTTTAGGAGTGAATTATAGGTTTTAA
- the lpdA gene encoding dihydrolipoyl dehydrogenase, which produces MSKYDVIVLGSGPGGYVTAIRASQLGLKTAIVEKESLGGVCLNWGCIPTKALIKSADVFNYLNHAADYGLKADNVDKDFNAVVKRSRDVADGMSKGVQFLLKKNKIDVIMGYGTVKKGKKIEVKAEDGSTSTVEGNHIIIATGAKSRVLPNLPQDGKKVIGYREAMTLKEQPKKMVVVGSGAIGVEFAYFYNAMGTEVTIVEYVDRIVPVEDIDVSKQMERSFKKSGIKVMTSSEVTSVDTSGDGVKVNVKTKKGEEVLDADIVLSAVGIETNLSNIGLEEVGISTDRGKVLVNQWYQTNLPGYYAIGDITAGPALAHVASAEGILCVEKIADMHVEPLDYGNIPGCTYSTPEIASVGMTEAQAKEAGYELKVGKFPFSASGKASASGAKDGFVKVIFDAKYGEWLGCHMIGAGVTDMIAEAVLGRKLETTGHEVLKAVHPHPTMSEAVMEAVADAYGEVIHL; this is translated from the coding sequence ATGAGTAAATATGATGTGATCGTTTTAGGTAGTGGACCTGGCGGATATGTAACGGCAATACGTGCGTCTCAACTGGGATTAAAAACGGCTATCGTAGAGAAGGAATCTCTAGGTGGTGTATGTTTAAACTGGGGTTGTATACCTACAAAAGCGTTAATAAAAAGTGCTGATGTATTCAATTACCTCAACCATGCCGCAGATTACGGTCTTAAAGCTGATAACGTAGATAAGGATTTTAATGCTGTTGTAAAACGTAGTCGCGACGTGGCAGACGGAATGAGCAAAGGTGTGCAGTTCTTATTGAAGAAAAATAAAATAGACGTAATCATGGGTTACGGTACAGTGAAAAAAGGTAAGAAAATCGAGGTGAAAGCTGAAGATGGATCTACCTCTACTGTAGAAGGTAACCATATTATCATTGCGACAGGAGCAAAATCTCGTGTGCTTCCTAATTTACCACAAGACGGTAAAAAGGTAATAGGATACCGTGAAGCGATGACGCTAAAAGAGCAGCCTAAGAAAATGGTTGTTGTAGGATCTGGAGCAATAGGTGTTGAATTTGCTTATTTCTATAACGCTATGGGAACTGAGGTTACGATAGTAGAATATGTAGATCGTATTGTACCAGTAGAAGATATTGATGTTTCTAAACAAATGGAGCGCAGCTTTAAGAAGTCTGGAATAAAAGTAATGACTTCTAGTGAGGTGACGAGCGTTGATACTTCTGGCGATGGTGTTAAAGTAAACGTGAAAACTAAAAAAGGAGAAGAAGTTCTTGATGCTGACATTGTTTTAAGTGCGGTAGGAATTGAAACTAACTTATCTAACATAGGTCTAGAAGAAGTAGGAATTTCTACTGATCGTGGTAAAGTATTAGTAAACCAATGGTACCAGACGAATCTACCAGGTTATTATGCAATAGGTGATATTACAGCTGGACCAGCACTAGCTCACGTAGCAAGTGCCGAAGGAATTCTATGTGTTGAGAAAATAGCAGACATGCATGTGGAACCACTTGATTATGGAAACATACCAGGTTGTACTTACTCTACTCCAGAAATTGCAAGCGTAGGAATGACCGAAGCTCAAGCCAAAGAAGCCGGATACGAGTTGAAAGTTGGTAAATTCCCATTCAGCGCATCTGGAAAAGCAAGTGCTAGTGGTGCAAAAGATGGTTTTGTAAAAGTAATTTTTGACGCTAAGTATGGCGAGTGGCTAGGTTGCCATATGATAGGTGCTGGTGTTACCGACATGATTGCTGAGGCAGTTTTAGGTCGTAAGTTGGAAACTACAGGTCATGAAGTATTAAAAGCAGTTCATCCACACCCAACGATGAGTGAAGCTGTGATGGAAGCCGTTGCAGATGCTTATGGTGAGGTGATACACCTTTAA
- a CDS encoding quinone-dependent dihydroorotate dehydrogenase: MYKSIIRPLLFSFDPEAVHHFSFKSIKLLSKVPGFSALSRKRYKQQHPALKRELFGLQFENPVGMAAGFDKDAKAFKEFSNLGFGFIEIGTLTPLPQDGNPKQRLFRLKKDQAIVNRMGFNNGGVDAAVERLKKNPKLGQPNHVLIGGNIGKNKVTPNEDAVNDYIICFEKLFDHVDYFTVNVSSPNTPGLRELQDRKPLTHILQTLQDLNDKKPQRKPILLKIAPDLTDDQLLDIIGIVADTKIDGVIASNTTISREGLQSEESLVNQAGGLSGAPLTNRATEVISFLHQKSNGAFPIIGVGGIMTAQDAIDKLNAGASLVQLYTGFVYEGPALIKKINEEIIRKAR, from the coding sequence ATGTATAAATCCATCATTAGACCATTGCTTTTTTCGTTTGATCCAGAAGCGGTACATCACTTTTCATTTAAGAGTATCAAATTACTGAGCAAGGTGCCTGGTTTTAGTGCGCTTTCGCGAAAGCGTTACAAACAACAACATCCTGCCCTTAAAAGAGAACTCTTCGGTTTACAGTTTGAAAATCCTGTGGGAATGGCTGCCGGATTTGATAAAGATGCCAAAGCTTTTAAGGAGTTTTCTAATCTTGGATTTGGATTCATAGAAATAGGAACGCTCACACCATTGCCACAAGATGGAAATCCCAAACAGCGTCTTTTTAGATTAAAGAAAGATCAAGCTATCGTAAACCGTATGGGATTCAATAACGGCGGAGTAGATGCAGCGGTAGAACGATTGAAAAAAAATCCAAAATTAGGCCAACCTAATCACGTTCTAATAGGTGGAAACATAGGGAAAAACAAGGTCACTCCTAATGAGGATGCGGTAAATGATTACATCATCTGTTTTGAAAAGCTGTTTGATCATGTAGATTATTTTACGGTAAATGTGAGTTCGCCTAACACACCAGGTTTAAGAGAATTACAAGATAGAAAACCGTTAACGCATATACTTCAAACACTTCAAGACTTAAACGATAAAAAGCCTCAAAGAAAACCTATTCTGCTTAAAATTGCCCCAGATTTGACTGATGATCAGTTACTAGATATCATAGGAATAGTAGCAGACACTAAAATCGATGGAGTGATCGCTTCCAACACAACCATCTCTAGAGAAGGATTACAATCTGAAGAATCTCTAGTAAATCAAGCCGGCGGACTGAGCGGCGCACCATTAACAAATCGCGCTACCGAAGTCATTTCTTTTTTACATCAAAAAAGCAACGGCGCTTTCCCGATTATAGGTGTAGGCGGAATCATGACCGCGCAAGATGCGATTGATAAACTGAATGCTGGCGCTAGTCTGGTGCAGTTGTACACAGGTTTTGTTTATGAAGGTCCAGCGTTGATTAAGAAAATTAACGAAGAAATAATTAGGAAAGCTCGTTAG